Proteins from a single region of Aerococcus viridans:
- a CDS encoding ABC transporter ATP-binding protein: MTNKKDANKPSLMANIMTYAREYKWPFVAAVVLAMIGSVSSIIGPDRLGDMTDKITEGLMSPDGIDLERISQIAITLVVIYVIGAVFTYIQTFVMATIIQNFSRKLRKNVSDKIDRLTLRYFDSHSHGDTLSRVTNDLDLVGQSLNQTMPSFVPSVTLLIGTLAMMLYNNAILTLVALASVVIGFVGIVLILGRSQGYFVSQQKNLANVNSIAEESYTGQSVLTTINGRNQVTETFNEANEALYDSVWHAQFLSGIMQPLMQFIGNFGYVAVSVVGSIMTLNGDISFGVVVSFMVYVRMFTQPLGQLSQSFASFQSASAALNRVFEFLNEEEMVEETNLLSELPDVHGDVTFEHVNFGYEADQPIIKDFSVAAKSGQKIAIVGPTGAGKTTIVNLLMKFYPIDSGEIYIDGIPTSEISRAAVHDQFSMVLQDTWLFEGTIRENLIFNQDHITDEMVESAAAAVGIDHFINTLPKGYDTVLDDSVTLSVGQKQLFTIARALLKDAPLLILDEATSSVDTRTEVLLQEAMDKLMEGRTSFVIAHRLSTIRNADIILVMDKGNIIEQGNHEALMTKGGFYADLYNSQFAK, translated from the coding sequence ATGACTAACAAAAAAGATGCAAATAAACCTTCATTGATGGCGAATATTATGACATATGCGCGTGAATACAAATGGCCGTTCGTTGCAGCGGTTGTCCTAGCCATGATTGGTTCTGTATCGTCTATTATCGGTCCCGACCGGTTAGGGGATATGACGGATAAAATCACGGAAGGCTTGATGTCACCAGATGGGATTGACCTAGAGCGTATTTCACAAATTGCAATTACTTTAGTGGTTATCTATGTCATTGGGGCTGTCTTCACTTATATTCAAACTTTCGTGATGGCAACAATTATTCAAAACTTTTCAAGAAAATTACGGAAGAATGTTTCCGACAAAATTGACCGTTTGACGCTACGTTATTTTGATAGCCATAGTCACGGGGACACCTTAAGTCGGGTAACCAACGACTTGGACTTGGTTGGGCAATCACTTAACCAAACCATGCCGTCATTTGTACCATCAGTGACTTTATTAATTGGTACTTTGGCTATGATGCTCTACAACAATGCAATTCTAACCCTAGTAGCCTTGGCTTCCGTGGTTATTGGTTTTGTAGGAATTGTCCTCATTCTAGGCCGTTCTCAAGGTTATTTCGTTTCACAGCAAAAAAATCTAGCCAATGTGAACAGTATTGCTGAAGAATCTTACACAGGTCAAAGTGTTTTAACCACTATTAATGGCCGCAACCAAGTGACAGAAACATTCAATGAAGCGAACGAAGCTTTATATGACAGTGTTTGGCATGCCCAATTCTTGTCAGGTATCATGCAACCCTTGATGCAATTCATCGGAAACTTTGGTTATGTAGCGGTCTCTGTTGTGGGGTCAATTATGACCTTAAATGGCGACATTAGCTTCGGGGTCGTTGTATCATTCATGGTTTATGTCCGCATGTTCACTCAACCACTAGGTCAATTATCACAATCATTCGCCTCATTCCAATCTGCGTCAGCAGCCTTAAATCGTGTATTTGAGTTCCTAAATGAAGAGGAAATGGTTGAAGAAACAAACCTATTGAGCGAATTGCCGGATGTCCATGGTGACGTGACTTTTGAACACGTAAACTTCGGTTATGAAGCAGATCAACCGATTATCAAAGACTTCTCAGTAGCCGCTAAATCAGGTCAGAAGATTGCTATCGTAGGACCTACCGGTGCTGGGAAGACGACAATCGTCAACTTGCTAATGAAATTCTATCCAATCGACTCAGGTGAAATTTACATTGATGGGATACCAACCAGTGAAATCTCACGTGCAGCCGTCCACGACCAATTCTCAATGGTATTACAGGATACTTGGCTATTTGAAGGCACCATTCGTGAGAACTTAATTTTCAACCAAGACCACATTACCGATGAAATGGTTGAATCAGCAGCCGCTGCAGTAGGTATTGACCACTTTATCAATACATTACCGAAAGGCTATGATACTGTATTAGACGACTCTGTAACCTTATCAGTAGGGCAAAAACAATTGTTTACCATTGCACGTGCCTTATTGAAAGATGCACCTTTATTGATTCTAGATGAAGCCACATCTTCAGTGGATACTCGTACAGAAGTCTTATTACAAGAAGCCATGGACAAATTGATGGAAGGTAGAACATCATTCGTGATCGCCCACCGTTTATCCACTATCCGTAATGCTGATATTATCTTAGTTATGGACAAAGGAAACATTATCGAACAAGGAAACCATGAGGCTTTAATGACCAAGGGTGGCTTCTATGCAGACCTTTATAACAGTCAGTTTGCAAAATAG
- a CDS encoding MarR family winged helix-turn-helix transcriptional regulator: MIHEDRPLYIGGLLRELTIAVHRNIGVELSEHELGDMKGPQSMALGYLIHASAQDEIYVKDLEKYMKIRKSTASELVSRLEKNGYVKTEKSQKDGRLKRLIVTEEGHEVHDRILQLLQEIDDRLVEGLSKEEVDTFVNLLNRLIQNMLP; this comes from the coding sequence GTGATACATGAGGATCGTCCATTATATATAGGTGGTCTGCTACGGGAGTTAACAATTGCAGTCCATCGAAATATTGGTGTAGAACTTAGTGAGCACGAATTGGGAGATATGAAGGGTCCACAATCGATGGCATTGGGTTATCTAATCCATGCGTCAGCACAAGATGAAATCTATGTGAAAGACCTGGAAAAATATATGAAGATTCGTAAATCTACTGCATCTGAATTGGTCAGCCGATTAGAGAAGAATGGGTATGTGAAGACGGAGAAATCGCAAAAAGATGGTCGATTAAAGAGGCTAATTGTTACAGAGGAAGGACATGAAGTCCATGACCGGATTCTCCAACTTTTACAAGAGATAGATGACAGACTAGTTGAAGGTCTCTCAAAGGAAGAGGTCGATACTTTCGTCAACTTGTTAAATAGACTAATTCAGAACATGCTGCCTTAA
- a CDS encoding ABC transporter ATP-binding protein: MLKILAKANKKEKFFALLSVLLIMLQVYLELEIPDYMSEITELLQMPDTVTADIWEPGLIMVGLSLASFASAILVGFFAARIAASLTARIRGEVFDKVMSYSANEINQFSVPSLVTRSTNDLTQIQMLIALGLQVVLRGPIMSIWAIAKISGQNWQWSMTTAVAVGVLLVMIGFIMYFAVPRFSKIQTLTDSLNAVTRENLTGLRVIRAYNAEEYQNKKFAKANDDLTNTQLFVNRVMGIMQPGMTLVSSGLTLVVYWSGAYLIADAAQGTEQINLFSDMVVFSSYAMQVIIGFLLMVMIFMILPRAIVSAKRINEVLDLVPSIDFKEDAIQTREQGSVEFKNVTFKYGDDAKPALKDINFKINKGETLAIIGSTGSGKSTLIQMIPRLYDVSEGQVLVDGQNVKDFDHARLNNIVGYMPQKPVLFSGTIRSNMNLGESNEHLEHQLLSDEAIWAALDTAQARDFVEGEPDQLDTHVAQGGNNFSGGQKQRLGIARVLARKPEILIFDDSFSALDYQTDKTLRGVLAERMADTTKIIVAQRISTIMDADEILVLDRGEIVGRGKHQDLLADNKVYQEIAYSQLSEEELAND, translated from the coding sequence GTGCTAAAAATATTAGCGAAAGCAAATAAAAAGGAAAAATTTTTCGCTTTACTAAGTGTGCTGCTGATTATGCTGCAAGTTTACTTAGAGTTAGAAATCCCTGACTACATGTCAGAAATTACAGAATTACTACAAATGCCAGATACCGTGACAGCGGATATTTGGGAACCAGGTTTAATCATGGTTGGTTTATCACTAGCATCTTTTGCCTCTGCTATATTGGTAGGATTTTTTGCTGCACGTATTGCTGCAAGTTTAACTGCCCGTATTCGTGGGGAAGTGTTTGATAAAGTCATGAGCTATTCTGCCAATGAAATCAACCAATTTTCAGTGCCAAGTTTAGTGACACGTTCTACCAATGACTTGACCCAAATCCAAATGTTGATTGCTTTAGGACTACAAGTCGTTTTACGGGGACCAATCATGTCTATTTGGGCGATTGCGAAAATTTCCGGTCAAAACTGGCAATGGTCAATGACAACTGCCGTCGCTGTGGGTGTTTTATTAGTGATGATTGGATTTATCATGTACTTCGCTGTCCCTCGTTTCAGCAAAATCCAAACCTTGACCGATAGTCTAAATGCCGTGACTCGTGAAAACTTAACTGGTTTACGCGTTATTAGAGCTTATAATGCAGAAGAATATCAAAATAAAAAATTCGCAAAAGCTAATGATGACTTAACCAATACACAACTCTTTGTTAACCGTGTAATGGGGATCATGCAACCCGGTATGACTCTCGTATCAAGTGGTTTAACCCTAGTAGTTTACTGGTCAGGTGCTTACTTAATCGCCGATGCGGCACAAGGGACAGAGCAAATTAACCTATTTTCAGACATGGTTGTCTTCTCATCTTACGCCATGCAAGTCATCATCGGATTCCTGTTGATGGTCATGATCTTCATGATTCTACCGCGTGCCATCGTTTCGGCAAAACGGATCAACGAAGTGCTTGATCTAGTACCATCCATTGATTTTAAAGAAGATGCGATTCAAACAAGGGAACAAGGATCTGTTGAATTCAAAAACGTCACTTTTAAATACGGTGATGATGCCAAACCAGCCCTTAAAGATATCAATTTCAAAATTAACAAGGGTGAAACCTTAGCCATTATCGGATCAACTGGTTCAGGTAAATCGACTTTAATCCAAATGATTCCACGTCTATACGACGTATCTGAAGGACAAGTACTTGTCGACGGGCAAAATGTCAAAGACTTTGACCACGCTCGCTTGAATAATATTGTCGGCTACATGCCACAAAAACCAGTCCTGTTTTCAGGCACAATTCGTTCAAACATGAACCTTGGTGAAAGTAACGAACACTTAGAACACCAGTTACTATCAGACGAAGCAATCTGGGCGGCCTTAGACACTGCACAAGCAAGAGACTTTGTTGAAGGAGAACCAGACCAATTGGATACCCATGTTGCCCAAGGTGGTAACAACTTCTCCGGTGGTCAAAAACAACGTTTAGGGATTGCCCGCGTGCTTGCTCGTAAGCCAGAGATTCTAATCTTTGATGACTCATTCTCTGCTTTGGACTACCAGACAGATAAGACCTTGCGTGGCGTTTTAGCTGAACGTATGGCTGACACCACTAAAATCATTGTGGCCCAACGTATTTCAACTATTATGGATGCGGACGAGATTTTAGTACTAGATAGAGGGGAAATTGTTGGTCGCGGTAAACACCAAGATTTATTAGCGGACAACAAGGTATATCAAGAAATTGCTTATTCACAATTATCAGAGGAGGAATTAGCAAATGACTAA
- the purD gene encoding phosphoribosylamine--glycine ligase, with the protein MKILIIGAGGREHAIAWKLAQSNRPVDIFLAPGNAGTASDYTNVPIEVMDFDRLLDFALTEAIDLVIVGPEDPLCAGIVDVFKDAGIAVFGPDKMSAQLEASKDLTKQFLNKYQIPTANSFTTADFDQAKDYINQADLPIVIKADGLCKGKGVVICHSLEEAEATLKDMLLDQSFGDSASQVVIEDYLDGYEQSLLCFVSNNQLVPMETAQDYKKAFDGDLGPNTGGVGVYSLPKTPETTDPALDAQIKAILGQIERGLIAEKFSFYGILFIGFMIQDGQAKVLEFNVRFGDPETEVLLPRLESDLLTVFEKTLAGTLKPTDLIWSKQAAVGVVLYSKGYPGFYDNHVAIESLPENALIFHNGTTTDEAGQLITNGGRVLTPVALADDIQSARQAAYKLVGQIRGASLTYRTDIAKL; encoded by the coding sequence ATGAAAATTCTAATTATTGGTGCTGGTGGTAGAGAACATGCCATTGCTTGGAAATTGGCCCAGTCCAACCGACCAGTTGATATTTTTCTAGCACCTGGAAATGCAGGTACGGCAAGTGATTATACCAATGTCCCAATCGAGGTGATGGACTTTGACCGCTTACTTGATTTTGCCTTAACTGAGGCCATCGATCTGGTGATTGTAGGGCCAGAAGATCCTCTTTGTGCCGGTATTGTGGATGTCTTTAAAGATGCTGGTATTGCTGTTTTTGGCCCTGACAAAATGAGTGCCCAACTAGAAGCTAGCAAGGATTTGACCAAGCAATTTTTGAATAAATATCAAATTCCAACTGCCAACTCTTTTACCACAGCTGACTTTGACCAAGCTAAGGACTATATCAACCAAGCTGACCTGCCAATCGTTATTAAGGCGGACGGTTTATGCAAAGGTAAGGGCGTCGTGATTTGTCACAGTCTTGAAGAGGCAGAGGCCACTTTAAAAGACATGTTGCTTGATCAAAGTTTCGGAGATTCCGCTAGCCAAGTCGTTATTGAAGACTATTTAGATGGCTATGAGCAGTCACTTTTATGTTTCGTGTCCAATAACCAATTGGTACCCATGGAGACGGCCCAAGATTATAAGAAGGCATTTGATGGCGATTTAGGACCCAATACGGGTGGCGTAGGTGTTTATTCTTTACCAAAAACGCCTGAAACCACAGATCCGGCCTTGGATGCACAGATCAAAGCTATTTTGGGGCAAATTGAACGTGGGTTAATCGCTGAAAAATTTTCTTTCTATGGGATCTTGTTTATTGGCTTTATGATTCAAGATGGCCAAGCGAAAGTCTTGGAATTTAATGTCCGCTTTGGGGATCCTGAGACGGAAGTCCTTTTACCAAGACTGGAAAGTGACTTGCTGACAGTTTTTGAAAAAACCCTAGCTGGCACTTTAAAACCGACGGATTTAATTTGGTCTAAGCAAGCAGCAGTCGGCGTGGTCTTATATTCAAAAGGCTATCCTGGTTTTTACGACAACCATGTTGCGATTGAATCCTTACCTGAAAACGCCTTGATTTTCCACAACGGTACGACGACAGATGAAGCAGGGCAATTGATTACAAACGGTGGTCGTGTCCTAACGCCAGTTGCCTTAGCAGACGACATTCAAAGCGCCCGCCAGGCAGCCTACAAGCTTGTGGGCCAGATTCGCGGCGCATCATTGACTTACCGGACCGATATTGCCAAGTTATAA